The following are encoded in a window of Candidatus Palauibacter scopulicola genomic DNA:
- a CDS encoding SPW repeat protein, which yields MASRWVGLALGLWFLGAPFIWGYPFGFLWWHSVVLGGSILVVTITFNLGINRISGWGLIALGAYSMLSPFIHGYLANAQALFNDLIFGVITVGTGTAMGGAGIEHSDEVPSTA from the coding sequence ATGGCGTCACGCTGGGTCGGTCTCGCGCTGGGACTCTGGTTCCTGGGCGCCCCGTTCATCTGGGGATACCCGTTCGGTTTCCTGTGGTGGCACAGCGTGGTACTCGGCGGTTCCATCCTCGTCGTCACCATCACCTTCAACCTCGGCATCAACCGGATCAGCGGATGGGGACTCATCGCCCTCGGCGCCTACAGCATGCTGTCGCCCTTCATCCACGGATATCTCGCCAACGCCCAGGCCCTGTTCAACGACCTCATCTTCGGCGTCATCACCGTAGGCACGGGCACCGCGATGGGCGGAGCGGGCATCGAACACTCCGACGAGGTCCCCAGCACCGCCTGA